In a single window of the Streptomyces sp. 846.5 genome:
- a CDS encoding MSMEG_0572/Sll0783 family nitrogen starvation response protein: MSESPVTAELSEIEQKSLDEIPHPSLPEGTSIYGATKVFPDYKAEDGETYFTLVHGIAHESSVSFVAVLQATRALRKGFETAIYFYGPGSLNCLATRGFPTVGNSAFPGEHNINNQLKTFIAEGGKVFCCRFGLSLHGAREEDLIEGVIPTHPLDVQDALIHYARKGAIINSTYQL, encoded by the coding sequence ATGTCCGAATCCCCCGTCACCGCCGAGCTCTCCGAGATCGAGCAGAAGTCGCTCGACGAGATCCCGCACCCCTCCCTCCCCGAGGGCACCAGCATCTACGGCGCCACCAAGGTCTTCCCCGACTACAAGGCCGAAGACGGCGAGACCTACTTCACCCTCGTCCACGGCATCGCCCACGAGTCGTCGGTCTCCTTCGTCGCCGTCCTCCAGGCCACCCGCGCCCTGCGCAAGGGCTTCGAGACCGCCATCTACTTCTACGGCCCCGGCTCCCTCAACTGCCTGGCCACGCGCGGCTTCCCGACGGTCGGCAACTCGGCCTTCCCCGGCGAGCACAACATCAACAACCAGCTCAAGACGTTCATCGCCGAGGGCGGCAAGGTCTTCTGCTGCCGCTTCGGCCTGTCCCTCCACGGCGCCCGCGAGGAGGACCTCATCGAAGGCGTCATCCCCACCCATCCCCTCGACGTCCAGGACGCGCTGATCCACTACGCGCGCAAAGGCGCCATCATCAACTCCACCTACCAGCTGTAA
- a CDS encoding MSMEG_0568 family radical SAM protein, protein MSVGTNTAVDVRIMTRVELALHGIALDVPVRRPDGAGPSDDGHVLVDGANAALPTNPDSPYSVRDGKVWLGDQETGLTLEAVQRPKFYDLTTADGIRYEEIARLHGADVLATTVVQTCIRYAESDRCRFCTIEESLRSGATVAVKTPAQLAEVAEAAVRLDGVKQMVMTTGTTTGPDRGARNLVRSVRAVLKAVPELPVQVQCEPPGDLGWIRALHDAGATAIGIHVESLDDEVRRRWMPGKSTVPMAEYEAAWDEAVRVFGPNRVSTYLLVGLGEDPDQLIAGAGELIDRGVYPFVVPFRPMRGTLAARNGVRAPDAELLRYVTAGVAGKLRAAGMSGSDQKAGCAACGACSVLRTAGG, encoded by the coding sequence GTGAGCGTTGGCACCAACACAGCAGTGGACGTGCGGATCATGACCCGCGTCGAACTCGCCCTGCACGGCATCGCCCTGGACGTGCCCGTGCGGCGGCCGGACGGCGCGGGCCCGAGCGACGACGGACACGTCCTCGTCGACGGTGCCAACGCCGCGCTGCCCACCAACCCCGACAGCCCCTACTCCGTCCGCGACGGCAAGGTGTGGCTCGGTGACCAGGAGACCGGGCTCACCTTGGAAGCCGTGCAGCGACCCAAGTTCTACGACCTGACCACCGCCGACGGCATCCGCTACGAGGAGATCGCCCGCCTGCACGGCGCCGACGTTCTCGCCACCACCGTCGTGCAGACCTGCATCCGCTACGCCGAGTCCGACCGCTGCCGCTTCTGCACGATCGAGGAGTCCCTGCGCTCGGGTGCGACGGTGGCCGTGAAAACACCCGCCCAGCTCGCCGAAGTCGCCGAGGCGGCCGTGCGGTTGGACGGCGTCAAGCAGATGGTGATGACCACCGGCACCACAACCGGTCCGGACCGCGGCGCCCGCAATCTCGTACGGTCCGTGCGCGCCGTCCTCAAGGCAGTCCCCGAACTGCCCGTCCAGGTACAGTGCGAACCGCCCGGTGACCTCGGCTGGATCCGTGCGCTCCACGATGCCGGGGCCACCGCGATCGGCATCCACGTCGAGTCCCTCGACGACGAGGTGCGGCGGCGCTGGATGCCCGGCAAGTCCACGGTGCCGATGGCCGAGTACGAGGCCGCCTGGGACGAGGCGGTGCGCGTCTTCGGGCCCAACCGGGTCTCCACCTACCTCCTGGTGGGGCTCGGCGAGGATCCGGACCAACTCATCGCCGGTGCGGGCGAGTTGATCGATCGGGGCGTCTACCCCTTCGTCGTGCCCTTCCGCCCGATGCGCGGCACACTCGCCGCCCGCAACGGGGTCCGCGCACCCGACGCGGAACTGCTGCGGTACGTCACCGCGGGCGTCGCCGGGAAACTGCGCGCGGCCGGGATGAGCGGCTCCGACCAGAAGGCGGGCTGCGCGGCCTGCGGGGCGTGCAGCGTACTCAGGACGGCAGGCGGGTGA
- a CDS encoding MSMEG_0567/sll0787 family protein — protein MADGPLDILALLGDRSTLALARRPAFRIEQAADGTESATYHRLRRDAFVHEQSLFTGHDLDDRDADPRTLVLVAKDEAGAVVGGVRLGPVADGPDIGWWAGGRLVVAPGARGPQGIGAALVRAACARAEAEGVLRFEATVQARKKVLFQRLGWRSVRPTTVAGAPHVLMRWPIGRIADLVTATKAPLGPILAALPGVLGGAGFVGDDGAPVPGTDVIAACDAIVPSMVERDPEWAGWCAVLVNVNDLAAMGASPVGLLDAVGARDAEHARRILAGLARAAHAYGVPVLGGHTQLGVPAALSVTALGRTGRPVPGGGGRPGHAVRLTADLCGGWRAGYRGRQWDSTTRRRTDELRAMTRAVGAARPAAAKDVSMAGIAGTLGMLAEASGCRAVLDVAAVPRPRDATTGDWFTCFPGFAMLSTDEPGSPPLPAGPATGAVCGELTPGQGVGLRWPDGEITEAVTSTVTGMGTA, from the coding sequence GTGGCGGACGGACCACTCGACATCCTGGCGCTGCTCGGCGACCGCAGCACCCTCGCCCTGGCCCGCCGCCCCGCGTTCCGCATTGAGCAGGCCGCGGACGGCACCGAGTCGGCCACCTACCACCGCCTGCGCCGGGACGCCTTCGTCCACGAGCAGTCCCTGTTCACCGGCCACGACCTCGACGACCGGGACGCCGACCCGCGCACCCTCGTGCTGGTCGCCAAGGACGAGGCGGGTGCCGTCGTCGGCGGCGTGCGGCTCGGTCCGGTCGCCGACGGCCCCGACATCGGCTGGTGGGCCGGCGGCCGACTCGTCGTCGCACCCGGCGCCCGCGGCCCGCAGGGCATCGGGGCCGCACTCGTCCGGGCCGCCTGCGCACGGGCCGAGGCCGAGGGCGTGCTGCGCTTCGAGGCGACCGTCCAGGCACGCAAGAAGGTCCTCTTCCAACGGCTCGGCTGGCGCTCAGTGCGTCCAACAACCGTCGCGGGCGCGCCGCATGTGCTGATGCGGTGGCCGATCGGGCGGATCGCGGATCTGGTGACGGCCACCAAGGCACCCCTCGGGCCGATCCTCGCGGCCCTCCCGGGGGTTCTCGGCGGCGCCGGATTCGTCGGAGACGACGGGGCACCGGTTCCCGGCACGGATGTGATCGCCGCCTGTGACGCGATCGTGCCGTCGATGGTCGAGCGGGATCCGGAGTGGGCGGGCTGGTGCGCGGTGCTGGTGAACGTCAACGACCTTGCCGCGATGGGCGCTTCGCCGGTCGGGCTGCTCGACGCGGTGGGCGCCCGGGACGCGGAGCACGCCCGGCGGATCCTCGCCGGGCTCGCCCGGGCCGCACACGCCTACGGCGTGCCGGTGCTCGGTGGGCACACCCAACTCGGCGTGCCGGCCGCACTGTCGGTGACGGCGCTCGGCCGCACCGGACGCCCCGTCCCGGGCGGCGGCGGGCGGCCCGGGCACGCGGTGCGGCTGACCGCGGACCTCTGCGGCGGCTGGCGCGCGGGCTACCGGGGCCGCCAGTGGGACTCGACCACCCGGCGTCGCACCGACGAACTGCGCGCCATGACCCGGGCGGTGGGCGCTGCCCGGCCCGCCGCCGCCAAGGACGTGTCGATGGCCGGGATCGCCGGGACGCTCGGCATGCTCGCGGAGGCGAGCGGATGCCGGGCCGTCCTGGACGTGGCCGCCGTGCCCCGGCCGAGGGACGCGACCACCGGCGACTGGTTCACCTGTTTTCCCGGCTTCGCCATGCTCAGCACCGACGAGCCCGGCTCCCCGCCGCTCCCGGCCGGGCCCGCGACGGGCGCCGTATGCGGCGAGCTGACACCAGGACAAGGCGTCGGGCTGCGCTGGCCCGACGGAGAGATTACCGAAGCGGTCACCTCCACCGTGACCGGGATGGGGACCGCATGA
- a CDS encoding carbon-nitrogen hydrolase family protein — translation MTTLRMAAVAAEFGRDLEEDFAIAERLIKEARAEGVRLLALPEACLGGYLLSLDDDTALDAGPPALALDGPEIRRLAALAGEMTVIAGYCEADGGARYNSVACVTGDGVLGNHRKVHQPLSEDASYASGDRFHAFDTPVGRIGMMICYDKAFPESARALALDGAEIGVCVSAWPGARTNASADLENDRWKRRFDLFDRARALENQIVWLSANQAGTFGSLRFVGSAKVVDPGGEVLADTGVRSGIAVAELDVAQALETARRSMGHLQDRRPETYTYAGAATA, via the coding sequence ATGACCACCCTGCGTATGGCCGCTGTCGCCGCCGAGTTCGGCCGCGACCTGGAAGAGGACTTCGCGATCGCCGAGCGGCTGATCAAGGAGGCCAGGGCCGAGGGCGTCCGGCTGCTCGCCCTGCCCGAAGCCTGCCTCGGCGGCTATCTCCTCAGCCTCGACGACGACACCGCACTCGACGCCGGCCCGCCCGCACTCGCCCTCGACGGCCCGGAGATCCGCCGACTGGCCGCCCTGGCCGGGGAGATGACCGTGATCGCGGGCTACTGCGAGGCCGACGGCGGCGCCCGCTACAACAGCGTCGCCTGCGTCACCGGCGACGGCGTGCTGGGCAACCACCGCAAGGTCCACCAGCCGCTCAGTGAGGACGCCAGCTACGCCTCCGGCGACCGCTTCCACGCCTTCGACACCCCGGTCGGCCGGATCGGCATGATGATCTGCTACGACAAGGCGTTCCCGGAGTCCGCACGGGCCCTGGCCCTGGACGGCGCCGAGATCGGGGTGTGCGTGTCCGCCTGGCCGGGCGCGCGCACCAACGCCAGCGCGGACCTGGAGAACGACCGCTGGAAACGCCGATTCGACCTGTTCGACCGGGCTCGTGCCCTGGAGAACCAGATCGTCTGGCTGTCCGCCAACCAGGCCGGCACCTTCGGTTCGCTACGCTTCGTCGGCAGCGCCAAGGTCGTCGACCCGGGCGGCGAGGTCCTCGCGGACACGGGCGTGAGGTCCGGCATCGCCGTCGCCGAACTCGACGTCGCCCAGGCCCTGGAGACCGCCCGGCGTTCCATGGGGCACCTGCAGGACCGGCGCCCGGAAACCTACACCTACGCAGGAGCAGCCACCGCATGA
- a CDS encoding carbon-nitrogen hydrolase family protein has product MSTVRIAAAAAHFGRDLEFDLARIAKLVDDARSSGAGLLVLPDAALGGYLADLRHPDPEALPPALKPDDSLILHIARLAAEMVVCVGYCEDGGDERYNSAVCVSGDGVLGRHRKVHLPAGEVAAYTAGDRFDAFDTPVGRLGMLIDYDKTFPESARSLALDGAEILACLSAWPTSITNRAPRMAQDRQARLFDLYDQARAAENQVVLASSNQTGAMGGMRFLGQAKVVGPGGDILARTWSKAGLAVAEIDVAAETDRARRILRHLDERRPDAYRENPS; this is encoded by the coding sequence ATGAGCACCGTCCGGATCGCGGCCGCCGCCGCTCACTTCGGCCGCGATCTGGAGTTCGACCTGGCCCGCATCGCGAAACTCGTCGACGACGCCCGGTCCTCGGGCGCCGGCCTGCTGGTGCTGCCGGACGCCGCGCTCGGCGGCTACCTCGCCGACCTTCGCCACCCGGACCCCGAGGCACTGCCGCCGGCCCTCAAGCCGGACGACTCGCTGATCCTCCACATCGCCCGCCTGGCCGCCGAGATGGTGGTGTGCGTCGGCTACTGCGAGGACGGCGGCGACGAGCGGTACAACTCCGCGGTGTGCGTCAGCGGCGACGGCGTCCTGGGCCGTCATCGCAAGGTCCACCTCCCGGCCGGCGAGGTCGCCGCGTACACCGCCGGCGACCGCTTCGACGCCTTCGACACCCCGGTCGGCCGCCTGGGCATGCTCATCGACTACGACAAGACCTTTCCCGAGTCGGCCCGCTCGCTGGCCCTGGACGGCGCGGAGATCCTCGCCTGCCTGTCCGCCTGGCCCACCAGCATCACCAACCGCGCCCCGCGGATGGCCCAGGACCGTCAGGCCAGACTCTTCGACCTGTACGACCAGGCCCGCGCCGCCGAGAACCAGGTCGTCCTCGCCTCCTCCAACCAGACCGGCGCTATGGGCGGCATGCGCTTCCTCGGCCAGGCCAAGGTCGTCGGACCCGGCGGCGACATCCTCGCCCGCACCTGGTCCAAGGCCGGCCTCGCCGTCGCCGAGATCGACGTCGCCGCCGAGACCGACCGGGCCCGCCGCATCCTGCGCCACCTCGACGAACGCCGCCCCGACGCCTACCGGGAGAACCCGTCGTGA
- a CDS encoding MSMEG_0565 family glycosyltransferase has translation MKALTIALLSYSTKPRGGVVHTLALAEALATAGQDVTVWTLGRGGDSGFFRPVDPAVRVRIVPFHDGPPEESVGERILRSIVTLRDAFSGDYDVVHAQDCISANAVGDRCVRTVHHIDHFTTPELASCHERAIVEPYAHICVSAAVATELADGWGIKAPVIPNGVAYDRFAATDPQARANWRSRLGRYILTVGGIEPRKGSLDLLEAYALLRTGHPGVRLVIAGGETLFDYRDYRARWERRAAELGVDPVVLGQVAEDALPSLVAAADAFAFPSVKEGFGLAAMEALAAGVPLVVRDLPVLREVFGPTARFAANPQDLAHELGQALTEHHPERQAAGRTLAARHTWDTAAQRHLDFYRSLR, from the coding sequence GTGAAGGCCCTGACGATCGCCCTGCTCAGCTACTCGACCAAACCGCGCGGCGGGGTCGTCCACACCCTCGCTCTCGCCGAGGCCCTCGCGACGGCCGGGCAGGACGTCACGGTGTGGACGCTCGGCCGGGGCGGCGACTCCGGCTTCTTCCGTCCTGTCGATCCCGCTGTACGCGTCCGCATCGTGCCGTTCCACGACGGCCCGCCCGAGGAGAGTGTCGGCGAGCGCATCCTGCGCTCCATCGTCACCCTGCGCGACGCGTTCTCGGGCGACTACGACGTGGTCCACGCCCAGGACTGCATCAGCGCCAACGCGGTGGGCGACCGGTGCGTCCGCACGGTCCACCACATCGACCACTTCACCACCCCCGAGTTGGCGTCCTGCCACGAACGGGCGATCGTCGAGCCGTACGCGCACATCTGCGTATCGGCAGCCGTCGCCACGGAACTCGCCGACGGTTGGGGCATCAAGGCCCCGGTGATTCCCAACGGGGTGGCGTACGACCGCTTCGCCGCCACCGACCCGCAGGCCCGCGCGAACTGGCGCTCCCGGCTCGGCCGTTACATCCTCACCGTCGGCGGCATCGAACCCCGAAAGGGCTCCCTGGACCTGCTGGAGGCATACGCCCTGCTGCGCACCGGACACCCCGGTGTACGGCTGGTGATCGCCGGCGGCGAGACCCTCTTCGACTACCGCGACTACCGCGCCCGCTGGGAGCGCCGGGCCGCCGAACTCGGCGTGGACCCCGTCGTGTTGGGCCAGGTCGCCGAGGACGCGCTACCCTCGCTGGTCGCCGCCGCCGACGCCTTCGCCTTCCCCTCGGTGAAGGAGGGCTTCGGCCTGGCCGCGATGGAAGCCCTCGCCGCAGGTGTCCCCCTGGTCGTACGGGACCTGCCCGTCCTGCGCGAGGTCTTCGGCCCCACCGCCCGCTTCGCCGCCAATCCGCAGGACCTGGCCCACGAACTCGGCCAGGCCCTCACCGAACACCATCCGGAACGGCAGGCCGCCGGACGCACCCTCGCGGCCCGCCACACCTGGGACACCGCTGCCCAGCGCCACCTGGACTTCTACCGCTCCCTGCGGTGA
- a CDS encoding SDR family oxidoreductase: protein MDLHLTGRVAVVTGASKGIGLAITRSLAAEGVHVVAGAMHGSPELDVLADQKDVHPVLVDLSTPDGPALLITEAVSRFDGIDILVNNVGAVRSRLDGFLAVTDQDWEWAMTINFFAAVRTMRAALPHLATRAGASIVTVSSVNAFLPDPPVIDYSAAKAALTNLCKSLSNEYGTRVRVNTVSPGPVQTDLWLGGDGVAATVARANGTSAVAVAQQAAAGAATGRFTHPQEVADLVLFLASDRADNITGSDFRIDGGLINTL from the coding sequence ATGGATCTCCACCTCACCGGCAGAGTCGCCGTCGTCACCGGCGCCAGCAAAGGTATCGGCCTGGCGATCACCCGATCGCTGGCGGCCGAAGGCGTACACGTCGTGGCCGGCGCCATGCACGGCAGCCCGGAACTCGACGTGCTCGCCGACCAGAAGGACGTCCACCCCGTCCTGGTGGACCTGAGCACACCCGACGGGCCCGCGCTGCTCATCACCGAGGCGGTCAGCCGGTTCGACGGCATCGACATCCTGGTCAACAACGTCGGCGCGGTCCGCTCGCGCCTGGACGGCTTCCTCGCCGTCACCGACCAGGACTGGGAGTGGGCTATGACGATCAACTTCTTCGCCGCCGTGCGCACGATGCGCGCCGCGCTCCCGCACCTGGCGACCCGGGCAGGTGCGTCCATCGTCACCGTCAGCTCGGTCAACGCGTTCCTGCCCGATCCGCCGGTGATCGACTACAGCGCGGCCAAAGCCGCCCTGACCAACCTGTGCAAGTCCCTGTCCAACGAGTACGGCACCAGGGTCCGCGTCAACACCGTCAGCCCCGGGCCGGTCCAGACCGATCTCTGGCTCGGCGGCGACGGCGTCGCGGCCACCGTCGCCCGCGCCAACGGCACCAGCGCGGTCGCGGTCGCCCAGCAGGCCGCCGCCGGTGCGGCCACCGGGCGATTCACCCACCCCCAGGAGGTGGCCGACCTCGTCCTGTTCCTGGCCAGCGACCGCGCGGACAACATCACCGGAAGCGACTTCCGTATCGACGGGGGCCTGATCAACACCCTCTGA
- a CDS encoding alpha/beta fold hydrolase, with the protein MTTPPPVLFIHGLWLHATSWDPWLEVFTQAGYDASAPGWPGDPASVSEARENPEDMADHGIDDVVAHYAKIIAELDAKPILVGHSFGGMIAQKLLGQDLAAAAVAIDAAQIKGVLPLPLSALRATLPVFKNPANKHRTVALTAEQFRFAFGNAIPAEESDALFARWAIPAPGKPLFEAAAANFNPHSPAKVDTDNSGRGPLLLITGGQDHTVPEAVTKATLKQYRHSDAVTDLLEFADRAHSLTIDHGWREVADATLTWLQAQGL; encoded by the coding sequence ATGACTACCCCGCCGCCCGTGCTGTTCATCCACGGTCTCTGGTTGCACGCCACCTCCTGGGATCCCTGGCTGGAGGTGTTCACCCAGGCCGGTTACGACGCCTCAGCCCCGGGCTGGCCCGGCGATCCCGCGTCGGTGTCCGAGGCCCGCGAGAACCCCGAGGACATGGCCGATCATGGCATCGACGATGTCGTCGCCCACTACGCGAAGATCATCGCGGAGCTCGACGCGAAGCCGATCCTGGTCGGTCACTCCTTCGGCGGCATGATCGCCCAGAAGCTGCTCGGCCAGGACCTGGCCGCCGCCGCGGTGGCCATCGACGCGGCCCAGATCAAGGGCGTGCTGCCGTTGCCGCTGTCCGCACTGCGGGCGACGCTGCCGGTGTTCAAGAACCCGGCCAACAAGCACCGCACCGTGGCACTGACCGCCGAGCAGTTCCGCTTCGCGTTCGGCAACGCCATCCCGGCCGAGGAGTCCGACGCCCTGTTCGCCCGCTGGGCGATCCCGGCCCCGGGCAAGCCGCTGTTCGAGGCCGCCGCGGCCAACTTCAACCCGCACTCCCCGGCGAAGGTCGACACCGACAACTCCGGCCGGGGACCGCTGCTGCTGATCACGGGCGGCCAGGACCACACCGTCCCGGAAGCGGTCACCAAGGCGACCCTCAAGCAGTACCGGCACAGCGACGCCGTCACCGACCTCCTCGAATTCGCCGACCGGGCCCACTCGCTGACCATCGACCACGGCTGGCGCGAGGTCGCGGACGCCACGCTCACCTGGCTGCAAGCACAGGGCCTGTGA
- a CDS encoding LuxR C-terminal-related transcriptional regulator encodes MSDAVAPVADDADRSMQYVLDRLADGPRAQRSVSDAILQSWRRSAEAGLIPHRIHAPYDPDVDADGRLRWAAAPGMAAVSADLAGVEVALLLADSRAHVIERWTPASSASAMDRIGAAAGFVCDEAVVGTNSIGGALSARGPSVVLGPEHFADGLTAVSCASSAVTDPLTGRVLGVVNMTCARRMYSPVMPALIGRIVHETQQRLTDESGASGTALHTAFLQARRRAKGPIAVLDERRMFVNSAGASLVHAGDRAVLWEWAEPLLTEASERPAALIVLSSGVRRVWCTAVDEADPTAGAVVRLDAADGPPPVTESVADGAASRWAMLTVSERAVAEHVANGLTNREAASQLFISAHTVDYHLRQIFRKLELRSRVELARIVADADHRPRT; translated from the coding sequence GTGAGCGATGCCGTGGCCCCGGTTGCCGACGATGCTGACCGGTCGATGCAGTACGTCCTGGACCGCCTGGCCGACGGGCCGCGTGCGCAGCGCAGCGTCAGTGACGCGATCCTGCAGTCGTGGCGGCGTTCGGCCGAGGCCGGGCTGATTCCGCACAGGATCCACGCGCCGTACGACCCGGATGTCGATGCCGACGGCCGTCTGCGGTGGGCGGCCGCGCCCGGGATGGCGGCGGTGAGCGCAGACCTCGCGGGTGTCGAGGTCGCCCTGCTGCTTGCGGACAGCCGAGCGCATGTCATCGAGCGGTGGACCCCGGCGAGCTCGGCCTCGGCGATGGACCGGATCGGCGCGGCGGCGGGGTTCGTGTGCGACGAGGCGGTGGTCGGGACGAACTCCATCGGCGGGGCGCTCAGCGCCCGGGGCCCTTCGGTCGTGCTGGGGCCGGAGCATTTCGCGGACGGTCTGACCGCGGTGTCCTGCGCATCGAGCGCGGTGACCGACCCGCTGACCGGGCGGGTGCTCGGCGTGGTCAACATGACGTGCGCCAGGCGGATGTACAGCCCGGTGATGCCGGCGCTGATCGGTCGCATCGTGCACGAGACACAGCAGCGACTCACCGATGAGTCGGGGGCGAGCGGCACGGCCCTGCACACTGCGTTCCTGCAGGCACGCCGCCGGGCCAAAGGGCCGATCGCCGTGCTGGACGAACGCAGGATGTTCGTCAACAGCGCGGGCGCCTCGCTGGTGCACGCCGGCGACCGTGCGGTGCTGTGGGAGTGGGCCGAACCACTGCTCACCGAGGCCTCGGAGCGCCCGGCAGCACTGATCGTGCTGAGCTCGGGCGTCCGGCGTGTCTGGTGCACGGCGGTGGACGAGGCGGACCCCACCGCCGGCGCCGTCGTCCGGCTGGACGCGGCCGACGGGCCGCCGCCGGTGACCGAATCGGTCGCGGACGGGGCGGCGAGCCGGTGGGCGATGCTGACGGTCTCGGAGCGCGCCGTCGCCGAGCACGTCGCCAACGGCCTGACCAACCGGGAAGCCGCGTCCCAGCTGTTCATCTCGGCCCACACCGTCGACTACCACCTGCGGCAGATCTTCCGCAAGCTCGAACTGCGGTCGCGGGTCGAGCTCGCCCGGATCGTGGCCGACGCCGACCACCGGCCCCGGACGTAG
- a CDS encoding TraM recognition domain-containing protein: MAPLPQIPALMSVSGSQNIFVVAVLHSYAQAQERWGELGVRKLFGASTVKILLGGISDETEFKAYSAPAGEYDEDTESISDSESGTSVSVSTRRSSVLEPAQIRMLKPGDEPGRRAALGKRPHSARSAAPSPWRRTGARCAPNSDAMVRPASRRRNEVAEPDGTDRPGPGHRAPFSCVARWGSGSCWKPPERHSHTSPGRLEQPRWPDHP, encoded by the coding sequence GTGGCGCCCTTGCCGCAGATCCCGGCACTGATGTCGGTGTCCGGGAGCCAGAACATCTTCGTCGTGGCTGTTCTCCACTCGTACGCGCAGGCACAGGAGCGCTGGGGTGAGCTCGGCGTGCGCAAATTGTTCGGCGCCTCGACGGTGAAGATCCTCTTGGGTGGCATCTCGGACGAGACCGAGTTCAAGGCCTACAGCGCCCCGGCCGGCGAATACGACGAGGACACCGAGTCGATCTCGGACAGCGAGAGCGGCACCAGCGTTTCCGTTTCAACTCGGCGCAGCTCGGTGCTTGAGCCCGCGCAGATCCGGATGCTCAAACCGGGCGACGAACCGGGGCGACGAGCAGCCCTGGGGAAACGGCCACACAGCGCTCGATCGGCAGCGCCGTCGCCCTGGAGAAGGACTGGTGCACGCTGTGCGCCGAATTCCGACGCCATGGTGCGCCCTGCTTCCCGTCGCAGGAACGAGGTCGCGGAGCCTGACGGGACGGACCGACCAGGCCCTGGCCACCGGGCGCCGTTCTCCTGCGTCGCCCGGTGGGGGTCAGGCTCCTGTTGGAAGCCGCCCGAACGGCACTCGCACACATCACCCGGCCGGCTTGAACAACCCCGCTGGCCAGACCACCCATGA
- a CDS encoding glycoside hydrolase family protein: protein MALSFAGLVASTGASHASAPNSPSPSACPTPVARKGVSTSSFDGVTPALAASGVSWYYNWGPVHPSITSPCGVEFVPMISGAAAVFNGSLDQAKSQGSSSLLGFNEPDQPGQYNMSPQDALHLWPKLMATGLALGSPAVATHADIQGSWLDQFMQGARSLGYRVDFITVHWYGGDFTTPNAVNQLQNYLQAIHLRYQLPIWLTEYALHNYGPGPAYPTTQQQAAFVTASTTMLQNLPYVQRYAWFTLPATQSGATGLYQPGGIPNEVGSAYAAAGR from the coding sequence GTGGCCCTCTCCTTCGCCGGCCTGGTCGCCTCCACCGGCGCCTCGCACGCGTCGGCCCCCAACTCCCCTTCACCGTCGGCCTGTCCGACTCCGGTGGCCAGGAAGGGGGTCTCCACCTCGAGCTTCGACGGGGTCACCCCTGCGCTCGCGGCTTCCGGTGTCTCCTGGTACTACAACTGGGGCCCCGTCCACCCCAGTATCACCAGCCCGTGTGGCGTGGAGTTCGTCCCGATGATCTCGGGAGCCGCGGCAGTCTTCAACGGCTCCCTCGACCAGGCCAAGAGCCAGGGCAGCAGCAGCCTGCTCGGTTTCAACGAGCCCGACCAGCCGGGCCAATACAACATGTCGCCGCAGGACGCCCTCCATCTGTGGCCGAAGCTTATGGCCACCGGGCTTGCCCTGGGCAGCCCGGCCGTCGCCACGCACGCTGACATCCAGGGCAGTTGGCTGGACCAGTTCATGCAGGGCGCACGCAGCCTCGGCTACCGGGTGGACTTCATCACCGTCCACTGGTACGGCGGGGACTTCACCACCCCCAACGCGGTCAACCAGCTGCAGAACTACCTGCAGGCCATCCACCTGCGCTACCAACTGCCCATCTGGCTCACCGAGTACGCTCTGCACAACTACGGCCCCGGCCCGGCGTACCCGACCACCCAGCAGCAGGCCGCCTTCGTCACAGCCTCCACCACGATGCTGCAGAACCTGCCGTACGTCCAGCGCTACGCCTGGTTCACACTCCCGGCGACCCAGTCCGGAGCGACGGGCCTGTACCAGCCCGGCGGCATACCGAACGAGGTCGGATCGGCCTACGCGGCAGCGGGACGCTGA